Within the Mesotoga infera genome, the region AATTCTCATGACGATTCCAAGTCTCGCCCTCTTCGGCTATATGGTCGTCTTGCTTGCCCCGCTGAAAGCGGGAATTGGTGTCACTCCGGCAGTTATTGCTCTAGTGATATATTCCTTCCTGCCTGTCATAAGAAATACTGTGGTGGCAGTGAATTCAGTCGATCCCAGAATGATTGAGGCAGCAAAAGGAATGGGAATGACTAAC harbors:
- a CDS encoding ABC transporter permease subunit, with translation MGFFEYLARNYDLVLIELLNHIKIIAIAVPIAIGIGVPIGIIVSRNKKLSSIALYGAGILMTIPSLALFGYMVVLLAPLKAGIGVTPAVIALVIYSFLPVIRNTVVAVNSVDPRMIEAAKGMGMTN